A portion of the Rhodococcus pseudokoreensis genome contains these proteins:
- a CDS encoding SDR family oxidoreductase, which yields MERQTACRRAQLLNGPGPRPGAAATLGADDLAAAFDILLRPHHALVSTVLPGMRERRWGRVLAIGSSGVAAPLPNLAMSNTGRAALAGYLKTLAAEVALDCVTVNLLLPGRIATDRVAELDAAAAKRRGVTVTDIEIESRKTIPARRYGDPDEFGAAAAFLCSAPASYITGVALRCDGGLIRSL from the coding sequence GTGGAACGTCAGACTGCCTGCCGCCGCGCGCAGCTCCTCAACGGTCCCGGGCCCAGACCGGGCGCGGCGGCGACCCTGGGCGCGGACGATCTCGCGGCAGCATTCGACATCCTGCTCCGCCCGCACCACGCACTCGTCTCGACCGTCCTCCCCGGCATGCGGGAGCGCCGCTGGGGCCGGGTTCTGGCCATCGGCTCGTCCGGAGTTGCTGCGCCCCTGCCCAATTTGGCGATGTCCAACACCGGTCGCGCGGCTCTGGCGGGCTACCTCAAGACCCTCGCCGCCGAGGTCGCCCTCGACTGCGTCACCGTCAACCTGCTGCTGCCGGGTCGGATCGCCACCGACCGGGTGGCCGAACTGGACGCGGCCGCCGCCAAGCGTCGGGGTGTCACCGTCACCGACATCGAAATCGAATCGCGCAAGACGATCCCGGCCCGCCGCTACGGCGACCCCGACGAATTCGGCGCCGCCGCTGCGTTCCTGTGCAGCGCCCCGGCGTCGTACATCACCGGCGTCGCACTCCGCTGCGACGGCGGCCTGATCCGCAGCCTGTAG
- a CDS encoding IS607 family transposase, with protein sequence MKLSAWAKEQGVSYRTALNWFHAGKLPVPARQLPTGTILIDSPVRETGVTVAYCRVSSHEQKPDLERQAGRVVTGAGERGLSIDRTITEIGSGQGGRPGKLRTLLADPAVTTIVVEHRDRLTRFGVEYLEAALSAQGRRIVVLDDSEVVDDSGVADDLVREMTEVLTSMCARLYGRRSASRRAVAGVRAAQAEPEEST encoded by the coding sequence GTGAAGTTGAGTGCGTGGGCCAAGGAGCAGGGGGTCTCGTACCGCACTGCGCTGAATTGGTTCCACGCCGGAAAGCTCCCCGTGCCCGCCCGGCAGCTCCCGACCGGCACGATCCTTATCGACTCGCCCGTTCGGGAAACCGGTGTGACGGTGGCGTACTGCCGAGTCTCCTCGCACGAGCAGAAGCCGGACCTCGAACGCCAAGCCGGGCGGGTCGTGACCGGCGCAGGGGAGCGTGGGCTGTCGATCGACCGCACCATCACCGAAATCGGGTCCGGGCAGGGCGGGCGGCCCGGGAAGCTGCGGACGCTGCTCGCCGACCCGGCCGTGACCACGATCGTGGTCGAGCACCGCGACCGACTGACTCGTTTCGGAGTGGAGTACCTCGAAGCCGCGCTGTCCGCGCAGGGGCGACGCATTGTCGTGCTGGATGATTCCGAGGTCGTTGATGATTCTGGGGTCGCCGACGACCTGGTGCGCGAGATGACCGAGGTACTGACCTCGATGTGCGCGCGCCTGTACGGCCGTCGCTCCGCCTCTCGGAGGGCGGTGGCGGGGGTGCGTGCAGCGCAAGCCGAGCCCGAGGAGTCGACGTGA
- a CDS encoding ABC transporter permease, producing MTTATVSRFRPVEPAPVSTSDFKGTLHFLRLFLRRDRIALPLWVLIFAFAPALYVASIADIYTSPADLAEFAATTAASPAQIAMYGPIFNSSLGSVGVWKAGIYYTLIGLVVILTVIRHTRAEEETGRAELLDSTAVGRYSGLTAALILAGGASVVTGILCAAALLARDLPVGGSVAFGTSLACSGLVFTAVAAVAAQVSTGARVARGIALTVLGVAFALRAVGDAGSGTLSWFSPLGWALQIRPYADERWWVVIPSLVTAAVLTWAAYALLRRRDVGAGLIAERPGPTDASPALAGTLGLAWRMHRGTLAAWTAGLGLYGLLIGSAAKGVGGQVGNSQTIRDIILRMGGSQSLEESFIGYAFTMLAIAAAAYAISASLRLYSEENAQRLEPVTAGSVGRVRWASSHILFALLGPAVAMVVAGVAAGLTYGASIGDVGGALPRVVGAALVQLPAIWMLAGVTVLLFGVVPRFTPVAWGVLVAFLLIFMVGSIAQFPQAVLNLEPFSHAPKLPGGQFEWAPIGWLLLITAALIAVGVAAFRRRDLR from the coding sequence ATGACTACCGCAACGGTGTCCCGGTTCCGGCCCGTGGAACCGGCGCCGGTATCTACCTCGGATTTCAAGGGGACGCTGCACTTTCTGCGGCTGTTCCTGCGCCGGGACCGGATCGCGCTGCCCCTGTGGGTGCTGATCTTCGCGTTCGCGCCCGCGCTGTACGTCGCGAGCATCGCCGACATCTACACCTCGCCGGCCGACCTGGCGGAGTTCGCGGCCACCACTGCGGCCAGCCCCGCGCAGATCGCCATGTACGGGCCGATTTTCAACTCCAGCCTGGGTTCGGTGGGGGTCTGGAAGGCCGGCATCTACTACACGCTGATCGGGCTGGTGGTGATCCTGACGGTCATCCGGCACACCCGCGCCGAGGAGGAGACCGGCCGGGCCGAGCTTCTCGACTCCACCGCCGTCGGACGGTATTCGGGTCTGACCGCGGCGTTGATCCTCGCCGGCGGTGCCTCCGTGGTCACCGGGATTCTCTGTGCGGCAGCGCTACTCGCCCGCGACCTTCCGGTGGGCGGCTCGGTCGCCTTCGGGACGTCGCTGGCCTGCTCCGGTCTGGTGTTCACAGCGGTGGCGGCCGTTGCGGCGCAAGTGAGTACCGGCGCCCGCGTCGCGCGCGGCATCGCGTTGACGGTGCTGGGCGTCGCGTTCGCGTTGCGCGCGGTCGGTGACGCCGGCAGCGGCACCCTGTCGTGGTTCTCGCCGCTCGGCTGGGCACTGCAGATCCGTCCGTACGCCGACGAACGCTGGTGGGTCGTCATCCCCAGCCTCGTCACGGCGGCCGTACTCACCTGGGCGGCATACGCTCTCCTGCGCCGACGCGATGTCGGGGCCGGCCTGATCGCCGAACGACCCGGACCCACCGACGCATCGCCTGCGCTCGCCGGAACCCTGGGACTGGCGTGGCGGATGCACCGCGGCACGCTCGCGGCCTGGACCGCCGGGCTCGGACTGTACGGCCTGCTGATAGGCAGCGCCGCCAAGGGCGTCGGCGGCCAGGTCGGCAACAGTCAGACGATCCGGGACATCATCCTGCGGATGGGTGGGTCGCAGTCGCTGGAGGAATCGTTCATCGGCTACGCGTTCACCATGCTCGCCATCGCGGCCGCGGCCTACGCGATCTCCGCGTCGCTGCGCCTGTATTCGGAGGAGAACGCCCAGCGTCTCGAACCCGTGACCGCCGGTTCCGTCGGCCGGGTCCGGTGGGCGTCGAGCCACATCCTGTTCGCGTTGCTGGGTCCGGCGGTCGCGATGGTGGTGGCCGGGGTGGCCGCCGGACTCACCTACGGTGCATCCATCGGCGATGTGGGTGGGGCCCTGCCACGTGTGGTCGGGGCGGCGCTCGTGCAGCTTCCCGCGATCTGGATGCTGGCCGGAGTGACGGTCCTGCTGTTCGGTGTCGTTCCGCGGTTCACACCGGTGGCGTGGGGAGTGCTCGTTGCGTTCCTGCTGATCTTCATGGTGGGGTCGATCGCGCAGTTCCCGCAGGCGGTGCTGAATCTCGAGCCGTTCAGCCACGCCCCGAAGCTGCCGGGCGGCCAGTTCGAATGGGCGCCGATCGGGTGGCTGCTGCTGATCACGGCCGCGCTGATCGCGGTAGGTGTGGCGGCGTTCCGGCGGCGCGATCTGCGCTGA
- a CDS encoding decarboxylase: MTLHLPHKFAHEQSRQNTLLDLSALGTDGPGIEDALRAVMEQPQPRLVGFRCPARLGSIDDAIGLMERVRRDYGVILTELVLADADRVDLREAVDEALDEACARNRFPRPSVVFTGRPAVSALMKS, from the coding sequence ATGACGCTTCATCTTCCCCACAAGTTCGCCCACGAACAGTCGCGGCAGAACACGCTGCTCGACCTGTCGGCCCTCGGCACGGACGGCCCGGGCATCGAGGACGCGCTGCGTGCGGTGATGGAACAGCCACAACCGCGGCTGGTCGGATTCCGATGCCCCGCCCGTTTGGGATCGATCGACGACGCGATCGGGTTGATGGAACGGGTCCGCCGCGACTACGGGGTGATCCTGACGGAGCTGGTCCTGGCCGACGCGGATCGGGTCGATCTGCGCGAGGCCGTCGACGAGGCCCTGGACGAGGCCTGCGCCCGGAACCGGTTCCCCCGCCCGAGCGTCGTGTTCACCGGGCGCCCGGCTGTGTCCGCCTTGATGAAATCTTGA
- the tnpB gene encoding IS607 family element RNA-guided endonuclease TnpB — MIRAYLFALDPTEAQADAMASHCGATRVAYNWCLAQVKANWSQRAAEQTYGLTGDQLTPWMASSAYSLRKAWNAAKDEVAPWWKQNSKEAYASGCANLAAALANRTAGRAKMPRFKSKRTARMSCKFTTGRFGLVRDRRHVQLPVIGVVRTGESTRKLARKIEAGTARIRSATLSYQRGRWHVSFSVDLPDAAPEERTGGGVVGVDLGIAHLATLSTGEQVPNQRRLDAELSNLRRAERACARRRGPDRRTGAAPSNRWKKARARADRIHTRVANLRRNDTHQFTSRLVREFDTIVIEDLHVAGMLRNRRLARHIAGVSWGQIRRQLTYKTERAGVRLVVADRWFASSKTCSECGTAKAKLPLNERVFACLACGIVLDRDENAARNLAALAVDTGELRRELPDGSDVRRACSHAPQSHRHGKSPHRTQRHHRKVVAR; from the coding sequence GTGATCCGGGCGTATCTGTTCGCCCTCGATCCGACCGAGGCGCAAGCCGACGCGATGGCCTCGCACTGCGGTGCCACCCGGGTCGCCTACAACTGGTGCCTGGCCCAGGTGAAGGCGAACTGGTCGCAGCGTGCTGCGGAGCAGACCTATGGCCTGACCGGTGATCAACTCACCCCATGGATGGCCTCTTCCGCCTACAGTCTTCGGAAGGCGTGGAACGCGGCCAAGGATGAGGTGGCGCCGTGGTGGAAGCAGAACAGCAAGGAGGCGTACGCCTCGGGCTGCGCCAACCTCGCCGCCGCGCTCGCCAACCGCACGGCGGGCCGAGCGAAGATGCCCCGGTTCAAGTCCAAGCGGACCGCGCGAATGTCGTGCAAGTTCACCACCGGCCGATTCGGTCTGGTCCGCGACCGCCGGCACGTGCAGTTGCCCGTGATCGGGGTGGTGCGCACCGGTGAGTCGACCCGCAAGCTGGCCCGCAAGATCGAAGCAGGCACTGCGCGTATCCGGTCGGCCACCCTGTCGTACCAGCGTGGCCGCTGGCATGTCTCGTTCTCCGTTGACCTCCCGGACGCCGCACCCGAAGAACGCACCGGTGGCGGGGTGGTCGGCGTCGATCTCGGTATCGCGCATCTGGCTACCCTCTCGACCGGTGAGCAGGTGCCGAACCAGCGTCGCCTCGATGCCGAGTTGTCGAACCTGCGCCGCGCCGAACGGGCCTGCGCTCGCCGGCGCGGCCCGGACCGCAGAACCGGTGCCGCGCCGTCGAACCGGTGGAAGAAGGCCCGCGCCCGCGCCGACCGCATCCACACCCGCGTGGCGAACCTGCGGCGCAACGACACCCACCAGTTCACTTCCCGTCTGGTGCGGGAGTTCGACACGATCGTGATCGAAGACCTGCACGTGGCCGGGATGCTGCGGAACCGGCGTCTGGCCCGGCACATCGCCGGTGTGTCGTGGGGGCAGATCCGCCGTCAGCTCACCTACAAGACCGAACGGGCCGGGGTCCGGCTCGTGGTGGCGGACCGTTGGTTCGCTTCTTCCAAGACGTGCTCGGAGTGCGGGACAGCGAAAGCCAAGCTGCCCCTGAATGAGCGGGTGTTCGCGTGCCTGGCCTGCGGGATCGTCCTTGATCGGGATGAGAACGCGGCCCGGAATTTGGCCGCTTTGGCGGTCGACACCGGCGAGTTGCGCCGGGAGCTGCCCGATGGAAGCGATGTCAGACGGGCGTGCTCGCACGCTCCGCAGTCGCACCGCCACGGGAAGAGTCCGCACAGGACTCAACGCCACCACCGCAAGGTAGTGGCTCGATGA
- a CDS encoding ABC transporter ATP-binding protein, whose amino-acid sequence MSAIIEVRNLVKTFGRTRALDGLDLEVGEGEVHGFLGPNGAGKSTTIRVLLGSLHADSGEATVFGRDPWRDAVALHLDMAYVPGDVTLWPSLSGGETIDLLARMRGGLDETRKKDLIERFDLDPRKKGRAYSKGNRQKVALVSAFSSDARLLLLDEPTSGLDPLMEQVFRECVGEARDRGVTVLLSSHILSEVEALCERVTIIRSGRTVESGTLASMRHLSRTSITAELLGDPGDLSRIDGVADIQFDGSTLHCQVDSEHLGELIRVLGDTGVRSLVSKPPTLEELFLRHYEIDDGPTASSDTAEKVRA is encoded by the coding sequence ATGAGCGCGATCATCGAAGTGCGCAACCTGGTGAAGACGTTCGGACGAACCCGGGCGCTCGACGGACTCGACCTCGAGGTCGGCGAAGGGGAAGTGCACGGGTTCCTCGGGCCGAACGGGGCAGGCAAGTCCACCACCATCCGCGTCCTCCTCGGAAGCCTGCACGCCGACAGCGGTGAGGCCACCGTGTTCGGCCGCGATCCGTGGCGCGACGCCGTCGCCCTGCACCTCGATATGGCGTACGTCCCCGGCGACGTGACACTGTGGCCGTCGTTGTCCGGCGGCGAGACCATCGACCTCCTCGCGCGGATGCGCGGCGGACTGGACGAGACCCGCAAGAAGGATCTGATCGAGCGTTTCGACCTCGACCCGCGGAAGAAGGGGCGGGCGTATTCGAAGGGCAATCGGCAGAAGGTGGCCCTGGTGTCGGCGTTCTCGTCCGACGCCCGCCTGCTGCTGCTCGACGAACCGACTTCCGGGCTGGATCCGTTGATGGAACAGGTGTTCCGCGAGTGCGTCGGCGAGGCCCGCGACCGCGGGGTCACCGTGCTGCTGTCCAGTCACATCCTGTCCGAGGTGGAGGCGCTGTGCGAGCGGGTCACCATCATCAGGTCGGGGCGGACGGTCGAATCGGGGACGCTGGCGTCGATGCGGCACCTCAGCCGCACGTCGATCACCGCCGAACTTCTCGGTGATCCCGGCGATCTGAGTCGCATCGACGGCGTGGCGGACATCCAGTTCGACGGGTCGACGCTGCACTGTCAGGTCGACAGCGAACATCTCGGCGAACTCATCCGGGTGCTCGGCGACACCGGGGTGCGGAGCCTCGTCAGCAAGCCCCCGACCCTCGAAGAACTCTTCCTGCGGCACTACGAGATCGACGACGGCCCGACGGCGTCGTCCGACACGGCGGAGAAGGTGCGGGCATGA
- a CDS encoding TetR/AcrR family transcriptional regulator produces the protein MRSTNAASGVPQPDMTTRARVRDAAITVFGNHGFGTGVRAIATAAGVSPGLVIHHFGSKDGLRAECDEHVLRIIREQKAEAISTPGPAGAMQALADIEQYAPLVAYIVRSFQAGGGLGESLFEHMVEDTSQYLELGVATGAVRPSRNPAARARYLTLYNVGAMLLYLQMRADKEVPLDYATAIRDLATDVTLPALEMYTEGLLPDSSMLEAYLATEDGAAQAGAAAPEHTDSPN, from the coding sequence ATGCGTTCAACCAATGCCGCTTCCGGGGTCCCGCAGCCCGACATGACCACCCGCGCCCGAGTGCGCGACGCGGCCATCACGGTGTTCGGCAACCACGGTTTCGGCACCGGAGTGCGGGCGATCGCCACCGCCGCCGGGGTGTCACCCGGCCTGGTCATCCACCATTTCGGTTCGAAGGACGGCCTGCGCGCCGAATGCGACGAGCACGTCCTGCGGATCATCCGGGAGCAGAAGGCGGAGGCCATATCGACGCCCGGGCCCGCGGGAGCGATGCAGGCCCTCGCCGACATCGAGCAATACGCCCCACTCGTCGCGTATATCGTGCGGAGTTTCCAGGCGGGCGGCGGTCTCGGCGAATCCCTCTTCGAGCACATGGTGGAAGACACCAGCCAGTACCTCGAACTGGGAGTGGCGACCGGGGCTGTCCGGCCCAGCCGCAATCCGGCGGCGCGGGCCCGCTACCTCACGCTCTACAACGTCGGCGCGATGCTGCTGTACCTGCAGATGCGCGCCGACAAGGAAGTTCCGCTCGATTACGCAACCGCCATCCGCGACCTCGCCACCGACGTCACGCTGCCCGCCCTCGAGATGTACACGGAGGGTCTGCTGCCGGATTCGTCGATGCTCGAGGCATATCTGGCCACCGAAGACGGCGCCGCGCAGGCGGGCGCGGCAGCCCCAGAACATACCGACTCCCCGAACTAG
- a CDS encoding IclR family transcriptional regulator, producing the protein MARVHTGESVLARTVRIVESFRSDDSLLTVSEIARRSGLHISTTSRLIDELVGCGWLEREDRKVRIGVRLWEVASRASPTLGLREAAMPFMEDLHAVVGQHTQLGVLEGDEVLFIERLTAPGAVVNYTRIAGRMPLHVSSSGLILLAHGPSELQERILGEPLKVFTDKTIRTPRQLRGVLADVRRHGYILCAGHLYPDTTGVAVPVRDGTGKVVAALSVVVPNDEKAYAQIPALQAAAKGITRVMATASK; encoded by the coding sequence ATGGCACGTGTGCACACCGGCGAGTCCGTCCTGGCCCGGACGGTGCGGATCGTCGAATCGTTCCGTTCGGACGATTCGCTGCTCACGGTGTCCGAGATCGCCCGGCGGTCCGGTCTCCACATCTCCACCACGTCGCGGCTGATCGACGAACTGGTGGGGTGCGGCTGGCTCGAGCGTGAGGACCGGAAGGTGCGGATCGGGGTCCGACTGTGGGAGGTCGCGTCGCGGGCGTCCCCGACCCTCGGGCTCCGGGAGGCGGCGATGCCGTTCATGGAGGACCTGCACGCCGTCGTCGGGCAGCACACGCAGCTCGGTGTCCTCGAGGGCGACGAGGTGCTGTTCATCGAGCGGCTCACGGCGCCGGGAGCCGTCGTCAACTACACGCGCATCGCCGGCCGGATGCCGCTGCACGTCTCCTCGTCCGGGCTGATCCTGCTCGCGCACGGACCGTCGGAGCTCCAGGAGCGGATCCTGGGGGAGCCGTTGAAGGTGTTCACCGACAAGACGATTCGTACCCCACGACAGTTGCGCGGAGTGCTGGCGGACGTGCGCAGGCACGGCTACATCCTCTGTGCCGGTCACCTGTACCCGGACACGACGGGTGTCGCGGTTCCGGTGCGGGACGGCACCGGCAAGGTGGTCGCCGCGCTGTCGGTCGTCGTGCCGAACGACGAGAAGGCGTACGCGCAGATCCCCGCGCTGCAGGCGGCGGCGAAGGGCATCACCCGGGTGATGGCGACCGCGTCGAAGTAG
- a CDS encoding SRPBCC family protein: MTEENGIPTVVTASRVIAAPARAIFELIADPAQQPRWDGNDNLAEAAPGQRVRAVGDVFTMTLTNAGIRDNHVVEFEEGWLIAWTPSEQGHPPPGHLWRWELEPLDENRVRVTHTYDWSRLTDPKRQQRARITTSDWLLASADRLAELAEANDGQPPA, from the coding sequence ATGACCGAGGAGAACGGGATTCCCACCGTCGTGACCGCAAGTCGTGTCATCGCCGCTCCGGCGCGGGCGATCTTCGAACTGATCGCCGACCCGGCGCAACAGCCGCGCTGGGACGGCAACGACAACCTGGCCGAGGCCGCCCCCGGACAGCGGGTGCGCGCCGTGGGTGACGTGTTCACCATGACGCTGACCAACGCAGGCATCCGCGACAACCACGTGGTGGAATTCGAGGAGGGGTGGCTGATCGCCTGGACGCCGTCCGAGCAGGGCCATCCACCGCCGGGGCATCTGTGGCGCTGGGAGCTCGAGCCGCTCGACGAGAACCGCGTTCGCGTCACGCATACCTATGATTGGTCGCGCCTGACCGACCCGAAACGCCAACAGCGTGCCCGCATCACCACGTCCGACTGGCTACTGGCGTCCGCTGACCGGCTTGCCGAACTCGCCGAGGCGAACGACGGGCAACCTCCCGCCTGA
- a CDS encoding NAD(P)-dependent alcohol dehydrogenase, whose product MTGLPYPLRLAGYGFRRPKVAVPGMDLAGRVEAVGDGVSGFRPGDDVFGIGTGTFAEYACAPAAKLAHKPADLTFVQAAAIAISGLPALQAVRDHGKIAAGQSVLILGASGGVGTFAVQIAKAYGAEVTGVCSAAKVDLVRSIGADHVVDYTREDVTRLGRRYDVVLDIGGNTSLSRLRRVLTPRGRLVIVGGETDGRWLGGTDRQLRALALSPFSRRTLCVFVSKEDGADVRVLRDLVESGDVTPVVERTYPLGEAATALRRLVDGQVRGKVVLSVSAD is encoded by the coding sequence GTGACCGGACTCCCGTACCCGTTGCGCCTCGCCGGGTACGGCTTCCGCAGGCCCAAGGTCGCCGTTCCCGGGATGGACCTCGCCGGGCGCGTCGAGGCGGTCGGCGACGGCGTCAGCGGATTCCGGCCCGGCGACGACGTCTTCGGCATCGGCACCGGGACGTTCGCGGAGTACGCGTGCGCGCCCGCGGCCAAACTCGCACACAAGCCGGCCGACCTGACGTTCGTGCAGGCCGCGGCGATCGCGATCTCCGGCCTCCCGGCGCTGCAGGCGGTACGCGACCACGGCAAGATCGCGGCGGGGCAGTCGGTGCTGATCCTCGGCGCCTCCGGCGGCGTGGGCACGTTCGCCGTGCAGATCGCCAAGGCGTACGGCGCGGAGGTCACCGGCGTATGCAGCGCCGCGAAGGTCGACCTGGTCCGGTCGATCGGCGCCGACCACGTCGTCGACTACACCCGCGAAGACGTCACCCGGCTCGGGCGACGCTACGACGTCGTCCTCGACATCGGCGGCAACACGTCCCTGTCGCGGTTGCGCCGGGTCCTCACTCCGCGCGGGAGACTTGTCATCGTCGGCGGCGAGACGGACGGACGGTGGCTGGGCGGCACGGATCGCCAACTCCGCGCACTGGCGCTGTCCCCCTTCTCGCGTCGGACGCTGTGCGTGTTCGTCTCGAAGGAGGACGGCGCCGACGTGCGCGTGCTCCGTGACCTCGTCGAGTCGGGTGACGTCACACCGGTGGTCGAGCGGACCTACCCACTGGGCGAGGCCGCGACGGCCCTCCGCCGCCTCGTCGACGGGCAGGTGCGCGGAAAGGTCGTACTCTCGGTGTCTGCCGACTGA
- a CDS encoding aldehyde dehydrogenase family protein, giving the protein MTTTVTEPTGSPVRNDVPTAQHLVNGEWLGGADTERWNPARPHELAAYSPSGGTAEVDAAVTAAAAAQPAWAALPAPARGAILIAAANLLQERGSAVAADLVREEGKTLAEARGEVTRAVDVLRFFGSLGWAATGEVLPSGMPGTSITTRREPLGVFALITPWNFPIAIPAWKTAPALISGNTVVLKPAELTPLSATHLARALHDAGLPAGVFNVVHGNGRVVGDALARDPRVAGLSFTGSTTVGLGLQDILNSRRARVQLEMGGKNAVLVLDDARNAAQVVAAGAFGLTGQACTATSRVYVTPGIRDAFLEALVEEAARYVPGYGSADTTRMGAVVSRAQFEQDQAAVRSAVERGATLRHGDYAGDPSDGLFFPATVLTDLPLDDPAVTDEIFGPVVAVLEVADYEAGLAAVNDSRYGLTAGICTDSLVRSTDFAARAQAGVVKINRPTAGLDLNVPFGGVKDSSTNTFREQGRSAVDFYTWGKTVYTGV; this is encoded by the coding sequence ATGACCACGACCGTCACCGAGCCCACCGGCTCACCCGTCCGGAACGACGTCCCGACCGCACAGCACCTCGTGAACGGCGAATGGCTGGGTGGCGCCGACACCGAGCGCTGGAACCCGGCCCGCCCGCACGAACTCGCCGCCTACTCGCCGAGTGGTGGTACCGCCGAGGTGGACGCCGCCGTCACGGCCGCCGCCGCGGCACAGCCGGCCTGGGCCGCGCTCCCCGCACCGGCCCGGGGCGCCATCCTCATCGCGGCCGCAAACCTGCTGCAGGAACGGGGTTCCGCGGTGGCCGCGGACCTCGTCCGGGAAGAAGGCAAGACCCTCGCCGAGGCTCGGGGCGAAGTCACGCGCGCCGTGGACGTCCTGCGGTTCTTCGGGTCCCTCGGATGGGCGGCCACCGGCGAAGTGCTCCCCAGCGGGATGCCCGGAACCAGCATCACCACCCGCCGCGAGCCCCTGGGTGTTTTCGCGCTCATCACGCCGTGGAACTTTCCCATCGCCATCCCGGCGTGGAAGACGGCACCCGCGCTGATCTCGGGCAACACCGTGGTGCTCAAACCGGCCGAACTCACGCCCCTGTCGGCCACCCACCTCGCCCGCGCCCTCCACGACGCCGGGCTCCCCGCCGGGGTCTTCAACGTGGTCCACGGCAACGGACGGGTGGTCGGCGACGCGCTGGCCCGCGACCCCCGCGTCGCCGGGCTGTCGTTCACCGGCTCCACCACCGTCGGGTTGGGGCTGCAGGACATCCTGAACTCGCGCCGGGCCCGGGTCCAGCTGGAGATGGGCGGCAAGAACGCTGTGCTGGTGCTCGACGACGCCCGGAACGCCGCACAGGTGGTGGCCGCGGGCGCGTTCGGGCTCACCGGGCAGGCCTGCACGGCGACGTCCCGCGTGTATGTCACCCCCGGGATCCGTGATGCGTTTCTCGAGGCACTGGTCGAGGAGGCCGCGCGGTACGTTCCGGGTTACGGTTCGGCGGACACGACCCGTATGGGCGCGGTGGTGAGCCGCGCGCAGTTCGAGCAGGATCAGGCCGCGGTGCGCTCCGCAGTCGAGCGCGGCGCCACATTGCGGCACGGCGACTACGCCGGCGACCCGTCCGACGGGTTGTTCTTCCCGGCCACCGTGCTCACCGATCTGCCGCTCGACGATCCGGCGGTCACGGACGAGATCTTCGGGCCGGTGGTCGCGGTGCTGGAGGTCGCCGACTACGAGGCCGGGCTCGCCGCCGTCAACGACTCCCGCTACGGACTCACCGCGGGCATCTGCACCGACAGCCTGGTGCGCTCGACGGACTTCGCCGCCCGGGCGCAGGCCGGCGTCGTCAAGATCAACCGTCCGACGGCCGGGCTGGACCTGAACGTGCCGTTCGGCGGGGTGAAGGACTCGTCCACGAACACGTTCCGGGAGCAGGGCCGCAGCGCCGTGGACTTCTACACCTGGGGGAAGACCGTGTACACGGGCGTCTGA